Proteins encoded within one genomic window of Solenopsis invicta isolate M01_SB chromosome 10, UNIL_Sinv_3.0, whole genome shotgun sequence:
- the LOC105197057 gene encoding LOW QUALITY PROTEIN: facilitated trehalose transporter Tret1 (The sequence of the model RefSeq protein was modified relative to this genomic sequence to represent the inferred CDS: deleted 1 base in 1 codon; substituted 1 base at 1 genomic stop codon), whose amino-acid sequence MEENGEIERRMESTGMIDGVPVRQQGRKLWQYLASISACLMAVGVGTALAWTSPVLPQLYEKTSWLVITKEQGSWISSLLALGAIVGAVPSGPMSDKLGRKKRFFCXPSLLLLTVPFVLSWAIIIFTSKLWLIYVARFIVGVAVGAACVVVPTYITEIAETSIRGTLGAMFQLFLTVGILLAFIFGSVTNYTAFAIICCLINVGFLASFIWMPESPIWLVNQGRKPEATVAMTVLRGDSYDPSEELAMAQQEAEQAALRKSTIFDLIRNPAARKALLASLGSMLFQQLSGINAVIFYTVTIFQASGSSMPADVASIIVAIVQTIMTGVAALIVDRAGRKPLLIFSSSVMLVSLVALGAYFNIKESESDVSNLGWLPLTSLTLFMISFSVGMGPIPWMLMAELFPAETKAVASGMAVMLNWILVFLVTKTFPAMNDGLGADVTFWIFATIMAVGTAFTYFLVPETKGKTSQEIQEELQGNVRSNRTNA is encoded by the exons ATGGAGGAGAACGGAGAGATAGAGAGGAGAATGGAGAGCACAGGGATGATTGACGGAGTTCCTGTACGCCAGCAAGGCAGGAAGCTGTGGCAGTATCTCGCATCCATTTCCG CCTGCTTGATGGCGGTCGGGGTCGGCACCGCCCTGGCTTGGACGTCTCCCGTTCTACCCCAGTTGTACGAAAAGACCTCTTGGCTGGTTATCACCAAGGAACAGGGATCCTGGATCAGCTCGTTGTTGGCTCTGGGCGCGATAGTGGGTGCCGTCCCGTCCGGACCGATGTCCGACAAACTCGGTCGGAAGAAA CGCTTCTTCTGCTAACCGTCGCTTCTTCTGCTAACCGTCCCGTTTGTCTTATCCTGGGCGATCATCATCTTCACCTCCAAACTGTGGCTGATCTACGTGGCCAGGTTCATAGTCGGCGTCGCCGTGGGAGCGGCCTGCGTCGTTGTGCCGACTTACATTACCGAAATTGCGGAGACTTCGATTCGGGGCACCCTCGGCGCTATGTTTCAGCTATTCCTCACGGTTGGGATCTTGCTGGCCTTCATATTCGGATCGGTGACGAATTACACGGCGTTCGCTATAATTTGCTGCCTCATAAACGTTGGCTTTCTGGCTAGTTTCATATGGATGCCGGAATCGCCTATTTGGCTGGTG AATCAAGGACGGAAACCGGAAGCCACGGTAGCGATGACAGTCCTCCGAGGAGATTCTTACGATCCGTCCGAGGAACTCGCGATGGCGCAGCAAGAAGCCGAGCAGGCAGCATTGAGGAAATCGACCATATTCGATCTCATACGTAATCCAGCAGCCAGAAAAGCTTTGTTGGCTTCGTTGGGCAGCATGCTCTTTCAGCAATTGTCCGGCATAAATGCGGTGATCTTCTATACTGTCACCATTTTTCAGGCATCCGGAAGCTCGATGCCGGCGGATGTCGCCTCTATAATTGTGGCTATCGTTCAG ACGATTATGACGGGTGTAGCAGCTTTGATCGTGGATCGCGCCGGCAGGAAGCCGTTGCTAATATTTTCTTCGAGCGTCATGTTAGTCAGTCTTGTGGCCCTCGGtgcttatttcaatattaaggAGAGCGAAAGTGACGTCAGCAATCTCGGCTGGCTGCCGCTCACATCACTGACATTATTCATGATCTCCTTTTCCGTCGG catggGTCCGATACCATGGATGTTGATGGCTGAACTGTTCCCCGCGGAGACCAAAGCGGTCGCTTCTGGTATGGCCGTGATGCTGAACTGGATCCTGGTGTTCTTGGTGACGAAGACCTTCCCGGCAATGAACGATGGTTTGGGCGCGGACGTTACTTTTTGGATCTTCGCCACGATCATGGCAGTCGGCACTGCATTTACGTATTTTCTCGTTCCGGAAACCAAGGGAAAAACCTCCCAAGAGATTCAGGAGGAGTTGCAGGGCAACGTTCGATCGAACAGAACAAACgcctaa